One part of the Solea solea chromosome 1, fSolSol10.1, whole genome shotgun sequence genome encodes these proteins:
- the myadmb gene encoding myeloid-associated differentiation marker homolog, translating to MAIVLKSSPLLWTRLAALIFTCVAFSVAVHGGRLYHGTGDFCLFCWTFSFAGTLLVILVELFGLQTRAPVSWKNFPITFACYAALLCLSALIIFPLYFLKGSQGPSEVRDYRIVATVFSFLAAVAYISEVSISKARPGEVAGYMATAPGLLKVCETFVACIIFVFITDPVLYDRHDALKYCMAVYCICFILSAAIILLCIGECTGCLPFPFARFLSSYAMLAVILYLSATIIWPIFNFDPKNGGINKRPYTCANAMGLCVWDKLMAVAVLSGVNFILYLIDLIYSTRLVFISA from the coding sequence ATGGCGATAGTCCTGAAGTCCAGCCCTCTGCTGTGGACACGGTTGGCAGCCCTGATCTTCACCTGTGTGGCCTTCTCTGTGGCTGTGCATGGCGGCAGACTCTACCACGGCACTGGAGACTTTTGCCTCTTCTGCTGGACCTTCAGCTTCGCTGGGACTCTGCTCGTCATCCTGGTGGAGCTCTTCGGCCTTCAGACCAGAGCCCCCGTGTCCTGGAAGAACTTCCCCATCACATTCGCCTGCTACGCCGCTCTGCTCTGCCTCTCGGCCTTAATCATCTTCCCCCTCTACTTCCTGAAGGGCTCCCAGGGCCCCAGTGAGGTCCGTGACTACCGCATCGTGGCAACCGTGTTCTCCTTCCTGGCTGCCGTAGCTTACATCAGTGAAGTCAGCATCAGCAAGGCACGTCCGGGCGAGGTGGCCGGCTACATGGCGACCGCCCCCGGCCTCCTGAAGGTCTGCGAGACCTTTGTGGCCTGCATCATCTTTGTCTTCATCACTGACCCCGTGTTGTACGACCGCCACGACGCACTCAAGTACTGCATGGCCGTGTACTGCATCTGCTTCATCCTGTCGGCCGCCATCATCCTGCTCTGCATAGGTGAATGCACAGGTTGCCTCCCCTTCCCGTTTGCCCGCTTCCTGTCCTCCTACGCCATGCTGGCAGTGATCCTCTACCTGTCAGCGACCATCATCTGGCCCATCTTTAACTTTGACCCGAAGAATGGTGGCATTAATAAGCGGCCGTACACGTGTGCCAATGCCATGGGGCTGTGCGTGTGGGATAAGCTCATGGCGGTGGCCGTGCTCTCCGGTGTCAACTTCATCCTCTACTTGATTGATCTGATCTACTCCACCCGCCTGGTGTTTATCAGTGCTTGA
- the nfatc4 gene encoding nuclear factor of activated T-cells, cytoplasmic 4 isoform X1: MGAAPGSGWEEGEFEFKLVFEEDPPPRQDRGPEPVLATEPEINSGPGEESEGAPLRLDSSAGNSGSSSSLVTDNHLAATHAAHSISIPSPPPSASQRAGMHSPPPRRAPVREFSGTYESLPARSVQVSESRVVECPSIQITTISPEDDPASTTNNYWDMGGGGGWDRERLYLPLLDPFTYRDRCPGSLSPSPASSPSSRGWLSPASSCDSLLVEEEELNEAAIHFGLSPSSRPTSPGGKKRRNSPLASPCTSRRGSYSEELQGCNLEGGDSNLQSQAPPGSCELSIPQKTRKTSLEQLSPREVDQEQAPGHSSPCPLPEVQQVRREPPPVGMDYLSVPPALAWGRTRANAHSPLFRSNALPPLDWPLPSQFDPYELRIEVQPRPHHRAHYETEGSRGAVKAVPSGHPVVKLCGYTERKPLSLQVFVGTADDRSIRPHPFYQIHRVTGKMVGTASHESVQAGTKLLDIPLNPENNMTALIDCAGILKLRNSDIELRKGETDVGRKNTRVRLVFRTHLPLAPPGRVLALQVASLPIECSQRSAQELPVIESVSLTSCSVEGGEELLLSGTNFLPISRVLFMERGTDGKLQWEEEAHVDRDNSNECLLRVRVPAYSDLSVSRPVPVSLYVSNGKRKRSSTHCFKYLPIMFKEEDPLLSRPSVLPLDRGTVCPVDGQSRMDRGFHMRGDPVADDRGLGFHLPPYPSAYSPPCPTMSYHHEEYCSKPDAVSEEPGGSRAVLSERHPSFENLELGFTELLPPLYPRGPQPPSPSPSPWLDSPYLSSSPSPSHSSSLSPFPASSPISTSPLPPMTTSPYPQYTIYPQEVCPSPPSQPSAYQDMCPVPYSHYDGWDPQGRLVGMGHGLERDAKIQECPLEFTSSVSMHHITFEEVSEYIGEDIQSYQSGSQMDNLPN, encoded by the exons TTACAGACAACCACTTGGCTGCCACTCATGCAGCTCACTCAATCAGCATCCCCAGCCCGCCGCCCTCAGCCAGTCAGCGTGCTGGGATGCACTCCCCGCCTCCACGACGGGCCCCAGTCAGAGAGTTCAGTGGGACGTACGAGAGCCTGCCAGCGCGCTCAGTGCAG GTTTCAGAGTCCCGTGTGGTCGAGTGTCCAAGCATCCAGATAACCACCATCTCCCCTGAAGACGACCCCGCGTCCACCACCAACAACTACTGGGACATGGGTGGTGGAGGTGGGTGGGACCGTGAACGCCTCTACCTCCCCCTGCTGGACCCTTTCACCTACCGCGACCGATGCCCGGGCTCCCTCAGCCCCAGCCCGGCCTCCAGCCCCTCCTCGCGTGGCTGGCTCAGCCCTGCCTCCAGCTGTGACTCCCTGCTggtcgaggaggaggagctcaaCGAGGCCGCTATCCATTTTGGGCTCTCGCCGTCATCGAGACCCACCTCACCTGGTGGTAAAAAACGCAGGAACTCTCCTCTGGCCTCCCCCTGTACCTCACGGAGGGGCAGCTACTCAGAGGAACTGCAAGGGTGCAACCTGGAGGGCGGAGACTCCAACCTTCAGTCACAAGCTCCGCCTGGCAGCTGTGAGCTGAGCATCCCACAGAAAACCAGAAAGACATCCTTGGAACAA TTGTCTCCCAGGGAGGTGGATCAGGAGCAGGCTCCAGGCCACAGCTCCCCCTGCCCTCTGCCTGAGGTCCAGCAGGTCAGGAGAGAGCCTCCTCCTGTGGGCATGGACTACCTCTCTGTGCCCCCTGCTCTGGCCTGGGGCAGAACCCGAGCCAACGCCCACAGCCCTCTGTTcag GTCTAATGCTCTGCCGCCACTCGACTGGCCGCTGCCGTCCCAGTTTGACCCGTATGAGCTGCGTATCGAGGTGCAGCCCCGCCCACACCACAGAGCCCACTATGAGACagagggcagcagaggagcTGTCAAGGCTGTGCCTTCAGGACATCCTGTGGTCAAG CTGTGTGGATACACGGAGAGAAAACCACTCTCACTTCAGGTGTTTGTTGGAACAGCTGATGACAGATCCATCAGGCCGCATCCTTTCTATCAGATACACAG GGTGACAGGGAAGATGGTGGGCACTGCCAGTCATGAGAGTGTTCAGGCCGGGACAAAGCTGCTGGACATTCCCCTCAACCCTGAGAACAACATGACTGCACT CATTGACTGTGCTGGGATCCTGAAGCTGAGGAACTCAGACATTGAGCTAAGGAAAGGGGAAACAGACGTCGGCAGGAAAAACACACGTGTCCGTTTGGTATTTCGTACCCATCTCCCTCTGGCGCCCCCTGGCCGGGTTCTGGCTCTGCAGGTTGCCTCGCTGCCTATTGAATGCT CCCAGCGCTCGGCCCAGGAGCTGCCCGTCATCGAGTCTGTCAGCCTCACTTCCTGCTCTGTGGAGGGCGGAGAGGAACTTCTGCTGAGTGGCACCAACTTCCTGCCAATCTCCAGAGTCCTCTTCATGGAGAGAGGGACAG ATGGCAAACTACAGTGGGAGGAGGAAGCTCATGTGGACCGTGACAACAGCAACGAG TGTTTGCTGCGTGTCAGAGTTCCCGCCTACAGTGACCTGTCCGTCAGTCGGCCCGTGCCGGTCAGTCTATACGTCTCTAAtgggaagaggaaaagaagcAGCACACACTGCTTCAAGTATCTCCCCA tcatgtttaAAGAGGAGGACCCTCTGCTGTCCCGGCCCTCTGTGCTGCCTCTGGACAGGGGCACTGTGTGTCCTGTAGACGGTCAGAGCAGGATGGACAGAGGCTTCCATATGAGAGGTGACCCCGTAGCTGATGATCGAGGCCTGGGTTTCCACTTGCCCCCCTACCCCTCCGCCTACTCCCCTCCCTGCCCCACCATGAGCTACCACCACGAGGAGTACTGCTCCAAACCCGACGCTGTGTCCGAGGAGCCCGGTGGATCCAGAGCTGTGTTATCTGAGCGTCACCCCAGCTTCGAGAACCTGGAGCTGGGCTTCACCGAGCTTCTGCCCCCTCTGTACCCCCGTGGCCCCCagcctccctccccctctccttctccatGGCTTGACTCACCCTACCTGTCATCCTCACCCTCCCCTTctcactcctcctctctcagtcCATTCCCAGCCAGCAGTCCAATCTCAACCTCCCCTCTGCCTCCTATGACCACCTCCCCTTACCCCCAGTACACTATTTATCCTCAGGAGGTGTGTCCCTCCCCTCCTTCCCAGCCCAGTGCCTATCAGGACATGTGCCCAGTACCCTACTCCCACTATGACGGCTGGGACCCTCAGGGAAGGCTGGTGGGAATGGGACATGGTTTAGAGAGGGACGCCAAGATCCAGGAGTGCCCACTGGAGTTTACCAGCTCAGTGTCTATGCACCACATTACCTTTGAAGAAG TATCAGAGTACATTGGAGAGGACATCCAGTCTTACCAGTCAGGCTCACAGATGGACAACCTGCCAAACTGA
- the nfatc4 gene encoding nuclear factor of activated T-cells, cytoplasmic 4 isoform X2, which yields MHSPPPRRAPVREFSGTYESLPARSVQVSESRVVECPSIQITTISPEDDPASTTNNYWDMGGGGGWDRERLYLPLLDPFTYRDRCPGSLSPSPASSPSSRGWLSPASSCDSLLVEEEELNEAAIHFGLSPSSRPTSPGGKKRRNSPLASPCTSRRGSYSEELQGCNLEGGDSNLQSQAPPGSCELSIPQKTRKTSLEQLSPREVDQEQAPGHSSPCPLPEVQQVRREPPPVGMDYLSVPPALAWGRTRANAHSPLFRSNALPPLDWPLPSQFDPYELRIEVQPRPHHRAHYETEGSRGAVKAVPSGHPVVKLCGYTERKPLSLQVFVGTADDRSIRPHPFYQIHRVTGKMVGTASHESVQAGTKLLDIPLNPENNMTALIDCAGILKLRNSDIELRKGETDVGRKNTRVRLVFRTHLPLAPPGRVLALQVASLPIECSQRSAQELPVIESVSLTSCSVEGGEELLLSGTNFLPISRVLFMERGTDGKLQWEEEAHVDRDNSNECLLRVRVPAYSDLSVSRPVPVSLYVSNGKRKRSSTHCFKYLPIMFKEEDPLLSRPSVLPLDRGTVCPVDGQSRMDRGFHMRGDPVADDRGLGFHLPPYPSAYSPPCPTMSYHHEEYCSKPDAVSEEPGGSRAVLSERHPSFENLELGFTELLPPLYPRGPQPPSPSPSPWLDSPYLSSSPSPSHSSSLSPFPASSPISTSPLPPMTTSPYPQYTIYPQEVCPSPPSQPSAYQDMCPVPYSHYDGWDPQGRLVGMGHGLERDAKIQECPLEFTSSVSMHHITFEEVSEYIGEDIQSYQSGSQMDNLPN from the exons ATGCACTCCCCGCCTCCACGACGGGCCCCAGTCAGAGAGTTCAGTGGGACGTACGAGAGCCTGCCAGCGCGCTCAGTGCAG GTTTCAGAGTCCCGTGTGGTCGAGTGTCCAAGCATCCAGATAACCACCATCTCCCCTGAAGACGACCCCGCGTCCACCACCAACAACTACTGGGACATGGGTGGTGGAGGTGGGTGGGACCGTGAACGCCTCTACCTCCCCCTGCTGGACCCTTTCACCTACCGCGACCGATGCCCGGGCTCCCTCAGCCCCAGCCCGGCCTCCAGCCCCTCCTCGCGTGGCTGGCTCAGCCCTGCCTCCAGCTGTGACTCCCTGCTggtcgaggaggaggagctcaaCGAGGCCGCTATCCATTTTGGGCTCTCGCCGTCATCGAGACCCACCTCACCTGGTGGTAAAAAACGCAGGAACTCTCCTCTGGCCTCCCCCTGTACCTCACGGAGGGGCAGCTACTCAGAGGAACTGCAAGGGTGCAACCTGGAGGGCGGAGACTCCAACCTTCAGTCACAAGCTCCGCCTGGCAGCTGTGAGCTGAGCATCCCACAGAAAACCAGAAAGACATCCTTGGAACAA TTGTCTCCCAGGGAGGTGGATCAGGAGCAGGCTCCAGGCCACAGCTCCCCCTGCCCTCTGCCTGAGGTCCAGCAGGTCAGGAGAGAGCCTCCTCCTGTGGGCATGGACTACCTCTCTGTGCCCCCTGCTCTGGCCTGGGGCAGAACCCGAGCCAACGCCCACAGCCCTCTGTTcag GTCTAATGCTCTGCCGCCACTCGACTGGCCGCTGCCGTCCCAGTTTGACCCGTATGAGCTGCGTATCGAGGTGCAGCCCCGCCCACACCACAGAGCCCACTATGAGACagagggcagcagaggagcTGTCAAGGCTGTGCCTTCAGGACATCCTGTGGTCAAG CTGTGTGGATACACGGAGAGAAAACCACTCTCACTTCAGGTGTTTGTTGGAACAGCTGATGACAGATCCATCAGGCCGCATCCTTTCTATCAGATACACAG GGTGACAGGGAAGATGGTGGGCACTGCCAGTCATGAGAGTGTTCAGGCCGGGACAAAGCTGCTGGACATTCCCCTCAACCCTGAGAACAACATGACTGCACT CATTGACTGTGCTGGGATCCTGAAGCTGAGGAACTCAGACATTGAGCTAAGGAAAGGGGAAACAGACGTCGGCAGGAAAAACACACGTGTCCGTTTGGTATTTCGTACCCATCTCCCTCTGGCGCCCCCTGGCCGGGTTCTGGCTCTGCAGGTTGCCTCGCTGCCTATTGAATGCT CCCAGCGCTCGGCCCAGGAGCTGCCCGTCATCGAGTCTGTCAGCCTCACTTCCTGCTCTGTGGAGGGCGGAGAGGAACTTCTGCTGAGTGGCACCAACTTCCTGCCAATCTCCAGAGTCCTCTTCATGGAGAGAGGGACAG ATGGCAAACTACAGTGGGAGGAGGAAGCTCATGTGGACCGTGACAACAGCAACGAG TGTTTGCTGCGTGTCAGAGTTCCCGCCTACAGTGACCTGTCCGTCAGTCGGCCCGTGCCGGTCAGTCTATACGTCTCTAAtgggaagaggaaaagaagcAGCACACACTGCTTCAAGTATCTCCCCA tcatgtttaAAGAGGAGGACCCTCTGCTGTCCCGGCCCTCTGTGCTGCCTCTGGACAGGGGCACTGTGTGTCCTGTAGACGGTCAGAGCAGGATGGACAGAGGCTTCCATATGAGAGGTGACCCCGTAGCTGATGATCGAGGCCTGGGTTTCCACTTGCCCCCCTACCCCTCCGCCTACTCCCCTCCCTGCCCCACCATGAGCTACCACCACGAGGAGTACTGCTCCAAACCCGACGCTGTGTCCGAGGAGCCCGGTGGATCCAGAGCTGTGTTATCTGAGCGTCACCCCAGCTTCGAGAACCTGGAGCTGGGCTTCACCGAGCTTCTGCCCCCTCTGTACCCCCGTGGCCCCCagcctccctccccctctccttctccatGGCTTGACTCACCCTACCTGTCATCCTCACCCTCCCCTTctcactcctcctctctcagtcCATTCCCAGCCAGCAGTCCAATCTCAACCTCCCCTCTGCCTCCTATGACCACCTCCCCTTACCCCCAGTACACTATTTATCCTCAGGAGGTGTGTCCCTCCCCTCCTTCCCAGCCCAGTGCCTATCAGGACATGTGCCCAGTACCCTACTCCCACTATGACGGCTGGGACCCTCAGGGAAGGCTGGTGGGAATGGGACATGGTTTAGAGAGGGACGCCAAGATCCAGGAGTGCCCACTGGAGTTTACCAGCTCAGTGTCTATGCACCACATTACCTTTGAAGAAG TATCAGAGTACATTGGAGAGGACATCCAGTCTTACCAGTCAGGCTCACAGATGGACAACCTGCCAAACTGA